The DNA sequence GGCTGGAAGCGCTCGGCCTTCGGCGATACGAACCAGCACGGCCCGGAAGGCGTGCGGTTCTGGACCAAGATCAAAACCGTCACCCAACGCTGGCCCGAAGGCGACATCGGCGACCAGGCCTTTATCATTCCGACGATGGGATAGAAATCATGACCTACAACACCATAACTTTCGAACATAATGACCGCATTGCGCTGGTCACGATCAACCGGCCGGAGAGCCTCAACGCGCTGAACCAGGAAGTCATGAGCGAAGTGGCGCATGTCTTTGGTGAGATCGACCGCAACAAGGATATCGCCGTCAGTGTGCTGACGGGCGAGGGCCGGGCCTTTGCGGCGGGCGCCGACATCAAGGAAATGCAGCCGCAGAGCTTCTCCGACATGTATGTCGATGATTTCTTCGGCCTGTGGGACCGGTTCGCCGCCTGCCGCAAGCCGGTGATCGCGGCGGTGAACGGGTTCGCGCTCGGCGGCGGCTGTGAGCTGGCCATGATGTGCGACATGATCATCGCGTCCGAGAAGGCGAAGTTCGGCCAGCCCGAAATCAAGCTGGGCGTGACGCCGGGCATGGGCGGCTCCATCCGCCTGACCAAAGCTGTCGGCAAGGCGAAGGCCATGGACATGGTGCTGACCGGCCGCATGATCGACGCGGCAGAGGCTGACCGGATCGGTCTCGTCTCCCGCGTTGTGGAACATGATGCGCTGATGGACACGGCCATGGGCGCGGCGAAGGAAATCGCCGGCTATTCCATCCCGTCGCTGATGGCGGCGAAGGAAATGGTGGGCCGGGCGCTGGAGCTGCCGACCACGGAAGGCGTGAAGTTCGAACGCCGCCTGTTCCAGGGCCTGTTCGGCACCGCCGACCAGAAGGAAGGTATGAGCGCGTTCGTCGACAAGCGCGCACCGGACTTCAAGGACAAGTAACCCCGGAGGACCTCATCCTGAGCGAAGTCGAAGGATGGGGTCCGGTTCGCGTGGCGGGGGTCCAGGCGCCCGCGCGCATGTTTCGACTTCGCTCAACATGAGCGCTTCTCAGAGGCGCCGGGAGGAAGACATGACAAAAATCGCATTTATCGGGCTCGGGAACATGGGCTCGGGCATGTGTGCCAATCTCTGCAATGCCGGAAACGAAGTGCACGCCTTCGACCTCAACGAAGCGGCGGTTGAGGCCGCCGTGGCGCGTGGGGCGCTGCCGGCGCTGTCTCTGGCAGACGCGGTGAAGGCGGCGGATGTGGTCGTCACCATGCTGCCCGCGGGCAAGCATGTGCTGTCGGTCTATTTCGGCGACAATGGCGTCGCGGCGAACGCGAAGCCGGGCATGTTGTTCATCGATTGCTCCACCATCGCGGTGGAAGACGCGCGCGAGGCGGCGAAGCAGGCCGCGGCGGGCGGGTTCCTGATGGTCGACGCGCCGGTCTCCGGCGGGACGGCGGCGGCGGACGCGGGCACGCTGACCTTCATGGCGGGTGGCCCTGACGACGCCTTCGCAAAGGCCAAACCGATCCTTGATGCCATGGGCAAGAACATCTTCCACGCGGGCGGCAGCGGGAACGGGCAGGCGGCGAAGATCGCCAACAACATGCTGCTCGGCATCTCCATGATCGGTACGTGCGAGGCGTTCAACCTCGCTGAAAAGCTGGGCCTTGATGCGCAGACCTTCTTTGACATCTCGTCGGTCTCGTCCGGCCAGTGCTGGAGCATGACGAGCTATTGCCCGGCGCCGGGGCCTGTGCCGGCCTCGCCCGCAAACCGGGACTATCAGCCGGGCTTTGCCGTCGCGATGATGCTGAAGGATCTGAAACTGGCTCATGAGGCGGCGGTTGCAGCGGGCGCGAAGATCACGCTCGGCGAGATGGCGGAGAAGGTCTATGGCGATCTCGACGCGCGCGGCCATGCCGGGCTCGATTTCTCCGGCGTCATGAAAGATCTGCAGGGCGGCCTCTAAGTCAGGCTGCGCTTTTGCAGGTTGCCGGCCAGCGCCTTTGCCATGGTCAGGGCGCCGGTCACGCCTGCACGGTCGCCGAGCGCCGGGGCCACGAGGTAATCCGTGAGGTCTCCGCCCGCCGGTCCGTCTGACAGGTAGGCGGCCAGCTGTATCCGGGTTGCGGCGCGCACGCGCTCCAGCAGGCCGGGGGCTTTCATCACGCTGCCGCCGAATATGATCCGGTCCGGCATGTGGGTCAGGATGATCGTGGCGGCCAGATGCGCCAGATAGTTGGCCTGCAGGGCGAAGGCCGGGTGGCCGGTCGGCATTTCCGAAAGCGTGACGCCCCAGCGGTCGACAATTGCCGGGCCGCTGGCAAGCCCCTCCAGACAATCCTTGTGGAAGGGACAGCGGCCGGGGAACGGGTCGGATTCGTAATCGTGCGGCGGGTAAATATGGCCCATCTCGAAATGACCTGCGCCCGACAGGGGGTGGCCATTCCTCAGGATGCCCGCGCCGATGCCCGTGCCAACGGTGACATAAGCGAGGGTGCGGAAGCCTTTGCCCGCGCCGAGGTGCCACTCGGCGAGCGCTGCGCCGTTGACATCTGTGTCCACTGCGACCGGGCAGGGCAGGTGGTTCAGCGCGCCGGTCCAGCTGGCTCCGGTCCAGCCGGGCTTCGGTGTCCGGCGGACCGTGCCGTAGGACGGCGAACCGGCGTCGATATCGACCGGCCCGAAAGCCGCAACACCGATGGCGTTGGTGCGCCCGTGTATGTGCTGCGCCTTGTCGAAGAAAGCGCGTACCTGCCGGAAGTTGGTCTCGGGGTCCGCTGTCGGGATTGTCTGGCTGGCCAAAATCTGGTCAGGGCTGCTTCCGACAGCACAAATGATTTTTGTGCCACCTGCTTCGATCCCACCCAGCATGGATTCCTCCTAAAGTAACACGTCCAATGTAATCACTACCCCGTATAAGCTAATAGAGGGTCGTGTCTGCAACTTTTAGGAGAAAATGGAGCCCCTAAATGTCGCAGCCTCACGAAAATGTGTGCAGATGCAAAAAACCTCATATGGACAACGGACAGTTTGGACTATCTTTGCAGGTACGGGCGATTTGGAGGCTGGTTGTGCAAGGCATGGCCGGCCCGAATGGATATGGAGAGGCGGTTCCTGCCGCCGGACAGGATAGAGTAGAAATGAAAACCCGGATTTTCGGACACTGGCACGCAGCTCTGGCAGTTGCGCTGGCGACGATCGTCATGGCTGGCACGCTTCCCGCGCAAGCGCAGCGCGGACCGCGTGCTGCAAACGTCTTCACTGCACCCGTGCAGGAAGCCGACTTCTCCATGCAGATTGAGGCGCTTGGCACGCTGGAAGCCCGCGAAAGCGTCGACCTGACCCTGAATGTCGCCGACCGCGTGACGGCCATCTATTTTGATGACGGTGACCGGGTGACCAAGGGCAAGACGCTGCTCTCTCTCGCACAGGGTGAACAGGCCGCGCTGGTCGATGCTGCCGAGGCCACTGCCAACGAAGCCCGCCAGCGCTTCGACCGTACCAAACAGCTCGCCAAGGAACGCACCGTGTCCCAGTCTGCGCTCGATGAAGCCGCGCGGGACCTCAGCGCTGCGAACGCCCAGCTGCGCGCCGTCCAGTCCCGGCAGAAAGACCGGGTTCTGGTTGCCCCGTTCGACGGTGTCCTGGGCTTCCGCCTTGTCAGCGTCGGCTCCTATGTCCGCGCCGGCGATGTGGTGGCCGAACTGATCGACGACAGTGAAATGAAGCTCGACTTCTCCGTGCCGTCCATTTTCCTGCGCTCTGTGCGCAAGGGAACGGACGTGCGCGTGGTGACGGACGACCTGCCGGGCATGGCGTTCGACGGGATCGTTGAGACGGTCGGTGCCAGCATCGACCCCGTGACCCGCTCCATCCGCGTGCGCGCCATCCTTCCGAATCCGGACCGCCTGCTGAAGCCGGGCATGTTCATGAAGGTAACGCTGCTGGCAGATCCGCGCCGTGCCTTGTCGGTGCCGGAAGAAGCGATCGAGCCGGTCGGGCCGAACAGCTTCGTCTATGTCGCGGTCGACAAGAACGGCCAGCTGGTGGCAGAGCGCCGCCAGATTCAGGTCGGCCTGCGCCAGGATGGTCAGGTGGAAGTCATCGCCGGTCTGGAACCGGGTGAAGAGATCATCACGGAC is a window from the uncultured Hyphomonas sp. genome containing:
- a CDS encoding enoyl-CoA hydratase-related protein, with protein sequence MTYNTITFEHNDRIALVTINRPESLNALNQEVMSEVAHVFGEIDRNKDIAVSVLTGEGRAFAAGADIKEMQPQSFSDMYVDDFFGLWDRFAACRKPVIAAVNGFALGGGCELAMMCDMIIASEKAKFGQPEIKLGVTPGMGGSIRLTKAVGKAKAMDMVLTGRMIDAAEADRIGLVSRVVEHDALMDTAMGAAKEIAGYSIPSLMAAKEMVGRALELPTTEGVKFERRLFQGLFGTADQKEGMSAFVDKRAPDFKDK
- the mmsB gene encoding 3-hydroxyisobutyrate dehydrogenase, which translates into the protein MTKIAFIGLGNMGSGMCANLCNAGNEVHAFDLNEAAVEAAVARGALPALSLADAVKAADVVVTMLPAGKHVLSVYFGDNGVAANAKPGMLFIDCSTIAVEDAREAAKQAAAGGFLMVDAPVSGGTAAADAGTLTFMAGGPDDAFAKAKPILDAMGKNIFHAGGSGNGQAAKIANNMLLGISMIGTCEAFNLAEKLGLDAQTFFDISSVSSGQCWSMTSYCPAPGPVPASPANRDYQPGFAVAMMLKDLKLAHEAAVAAGAKITLGEMAEKVYGDLDARGHAGLDFSGVMKDLQGGL
- a CDS encoding ROK family protein, which produces MLGGIEAGGTKIICAVGSSPDQILASQTIPTADPETNFRQVRAFFDKAQHIHGRTNAIGVAAFGPVDIDAGSPSYGTVRRTPKPGWTGASWTGALNHLPCPVAVDTDVNGAALAEWHLGAGKGFRTLAYVTVGTGIGAGILRNGHPLSGAGHFEMGHIYPPHDYESDPFPGRCPFHKDCLEGLASGPAIVDRWGVTLSEMPTGHPAFALQANYLAHLAATIILTHMPDRIIFGGSVMKAPGLLERVRAATRIQLAAYLSDGPAGGDLTDYLVAPALGDRAGVTGALTMAKALAGNLQKRSLT
- a CDS encoding efflux RND transporter periplasmic adaptor subunit, whose product is MKTRIFGHWHAALAVALATIVMAGTLPAQAQRGPRAANVFTAPVQEADFSMQIEALGTLEARESVDLTLNVADRVTAIYFDDGDRVTKGKTLLSLAQGEQAALVDAAEATANEARQRFDRTKQLAKERTVSQSALDEAARDLSAANAQLRAVQSRQKDRVLVAPFDGVLGFRLVSVGSYVRAGDVVAELIDDSEMKLDFSVPSIFLRSVRKGTDVRVVTDDLPGMAFDGIVETVGASIDPVTRSIRVRAILPNPDRLLKPGMFMKVTLLADPRRALSVPEEAIEPVGPNSFVYVAVDKNGQLVAERRQIQVGLRQDGQVEVIAGLEPGEEIITDGLISVRDGAPITVRDRTVLQTGGGGGAASPGASNGR